One genomic region from Sander lucioperca isolate FBNREF2018 chromosome 3, SLUC_FBN_1.2, whole genome shotgun sequence encodes:
- the LOC116067604 gene encoding kinesin-like protein KIF23 isoform X3, which translates to MQRPNKGKTPRRPGPKKASNIEKDPVGVYCRIRPLGAEDEECCVEMISSSTIQLHAPDGLKANRNGEYKETQYSFKKVFGINTTQMELFEDVAKPLIEDLIHCKNGLLFTYGVTGSGKTFTMTGSPGEGGLLPRCLDMLFNSIDPVQAKRFVFKPDDKNGMEIQGQVDALLERQKRDSQQSVPRTPSSRLKADPECADMISSEEACKSENVDEDCCYSVFVSYIEVYNNYIYDLLEDAPFDPIRPKPPQSKILREDQNHNMYVAGCTEVEVKSTEEAFGVFWKGQKKRRIANTQLNRESSRSHSVFTVKLAQAPLDADGDHILQDKNQVNVSQLCLVDLAGSERTSRTRAEGSRLREAGNINQSLMTLRTCMEVLRENQMCGTNKMVPYRDSKVTHLFKNYFDGEGKVRMIVCVNPKADDYDETMLVMRFAEMTQEVEVARPVDRTICALAAGRRHRNRAFRDELSRRLEEQGDDPALLNQLMESIPAMPRCELVDPADDQTLPRLIDVLERRHRVRQMLAEQFNKTASTLKSMIEQFDSQLNAKEMLLHDQRSKLSEKEKFIINQRTELERLEKKSQTLEYKVDILQKTTNMYEHDKRSLQHELETREQRLQRELSERRRMEQQMHGMVTDTKLKWEKECERRVNAKQLEMQNKLWVKDEKLKQLKAIVTESSGCGSDGFPTERPEKPERPSRQRDHGTGQKRSASPSPLHDVSQTPSHQNRANVRAVQDAYHTSTTSSSAYPSVASCISDWEHKFPVDSSSQARSRTPAQCHGTSSVGRRRGQRLATDTGAPATTLVYGLDLEAGTRTAPPVHPTHRRSHSAGGEKWVDHKPASNLDLDTVMQPIIPNAIKVSTPNEKALSKCHKYVLRHQELASDGEIETKLIKGNVFKTRGGGQAVQFTDIETLTQECPTASRKRRSGSGEGAAQMEDIENRPPVASTSSSLWYQKRRKP; encoded by the exons ATGCAGAGACCAAA CAAAGGGAAGACTCCTCGGAGGCCAGGCCCAAAAAAGGCATCCAACATAGAGAAAGATCCTGTTGGA GTATATTGCCGTATACGTCCACTTGGAGCAGAAGAtgaggaatgttgtgtggagaTGATCAGCAGCTCCACTATTCAGCTACATGCTCCTGATGGCCTTAAAGCCAACCGCAATGGGGAATACAAAGAG ACACAGTACTCCTTTAAAAAAGTATTTGGTATTAATACTACTCAAATGGAGCTGTTTGAGGATGTTGCCAAGCCTCTGATCGAGGACCTTATTCATTGTAAAAATG GTCTGCTGTTTACATATGGTGTTACTGGAAGTGGTAAGACCTTCACCATGACCGGCTCTCCTGGGGAAGGTGGACTCCTCCCCCGCTGTCTAGACATGCTCTTCAACAGCATCGACCCTGTTCAGGCCAAAAGATTT gTGTTCAAACCCGATGACAAAAATGGGATGGAGATCCAGGGTCAAGTTGATGCTCTCCTGGAGAGACAGAAGCGAGACAGTCAGCAGTCAGTGCCCAGAACGCCATCCTCCAG ACTGAAGGCTGACCCAGAGTGCGCAGATATGATCAGCTCAGAGGAGGCGTGTAAATCTGAGAATGTGGATGAAGACTGCTGTTACAGCGTTTTTGTGTCCTACATCGAGGTCTACAACAACTACATCTATGATCTCCTCGAAGATGCTCCTTTTGACCCAATCAGACCCAA ACCGCCCCAATCTAAGATTCTCCGGGAAGATCAGAATCATAATATGTATGTGGCTGGCTGCACAGAAGTTGAGGTCAAATCTACAGAGGAGGCTTTTGGGGTTTTTTGGAAGG GGCAAAAGAAAAGGAGGATAGCCAACACACAACTTAACCGTGAATCCAGTCGCTCACACAGTGTATTCACAGTAAAGCTTGCCCAGGCACCACTTGATGCTGATGGGGACCACATTCTACAG GACAAAAACCAGGTGAATGTGAGCCAGCTGTGTCTGGTTGACCTGGCAGGCAGTGAACGCACCAGCAGaaccagagcagagggaagccgTCTCCGTGAAGCAG GTAATATTAACCAGTCCTTGATGACACTGCGCACATGTATGGAAGTCCTACGTGAAAATCAGATGTGTGGAACTAATAAG ATGGTGCCATACAGGGACTCTAAAGTTACACATctgtttaaaaactactttGATGGAGAAGGAAAAGTCAGGATGATTGTGTGTGTCAACCCGAAGGCTGATGATTATGACGAAACTATG CTGGTGATGCGCTTTGCAGAGATGACCCAGGAGGTGGAGGTGGCACGGCCAGTTGACCGGACAATTTGTGCCCTTGCTGCAGGACGCAGGCACAGAAACCGTGCCTTCAGGGATGAGCTGTCACGTCGCCTGGAAGAGCAAGGAG ATGACCCAGCTCTGCTGAATCAGCTGATGGAAAGCATTCCAGCCATGCCTCGTTGTGAGCTGGTGGACCCAGCTGATGATCAGACGTTGCCCCGCCTGATTGACGTCCTGGAAAGGAGGCATCGTGTCCGTCAGATGTTGGCCGAGCAGTTCAACAAAACTG CCAGTACACTGAAGTCTATGATTGAGCAGTTTGACAGTCAACTCAATGCAAAGGAGATGCTCCTCCATGATCAGCGAAGCAAACTGAGCGAGAAAGAAAAATTCATCATCAACCAGAGGACCGAGCTAGAGCGATTAGAGAAAAAATCCCAAACCCTGGAATACAAG GTCGATATCCTGCAGAAGACAACAAACATGTATGAACATGACAAGCGCTCACTTCAGCATGAGCTGGAGACCCGGGAGCAACGGCTACAGAGAGAGCTATCAGAGAGGAGGCGCATGGAGCAGCAAATGCATGGCATGGTCACAGACACCAAACTCAAGTGGGAGAAGGAGTGT GAGAGGCGAGTGAACGCCAAGCAGCTGGAGATGCAGAACAAGTTGTGGGTGAAGGATGAAAAGTTGAAACAGCTCAAGGCCATTGTTACAGAGAGCAGTGGCTGTGGCAGCGATGGGTTTCCCACCGAGCGCCCAGAGAAACCTGAGAGGCCCTCAAGGCAGAGAGATCACGGAACGGGCCAGAAGAGGTCTGCCTCGCCATCACCACTTCAT GACGTCAGCCAAACTCCCTCCCACCAAAATCGAGCCAATGTTAGGGCAGTTCAGGATGCTTACCACActtccaccacctcctcctcagCTTATCCCTCAGTAGCCTCCTGCATCTCTGATTGGGAGCACAAGTTCCCTGTAGACTCAAGCAGCCAAGCTAGGAGCCGGACTCCCGCCCAATGCCACGGCACCAGCAGCGTGGGTCGCAGGAGAGGCCAGCGATTGGCCACAGACACTGGTGCCCCTGCTACGACTCTTGTCTATGGGCTCGACCTAGAGGCAGGCACAAGG ACGGCCCCTCCGGTTCATCCAACGCACAGGCGCTCACACTCTGCGGGTGGGGAGAAATGGGTAGACCACAAACCAGCCTCTAATTTGGACCTAGATACTGTCATGCAGCCAATCATTCCCAATGCAATCAAGGTGTCGACCCCAAACGAGAAAGCTCTGTCTAAATGCCACAAGTATGTGCTTAGACATCAAGAGCTTGCCTCAGACGGGGAAATCGAGACCAAATTGATCAAG GGCAATGTTTTTAAGACCAGAGGCGGAGGACAAGCTGTGCAATTCACTGACATTGAGACACTAACACAAGAGTGCCCAACAGCAAG TCGCAAGAGGCGCTCAGGATCTGGAGAAGGAGCAGCTCAAATGGAGGACATAGAAAACAGG CCTCCAGTGGCAAGCACAAGTTCAAGCCTTTGGTATCAAAA acGCAGAAAGCCTTAA
- the LOC116067604 gene encoding kinesin-like protein KIF23 isoform X5, which translates to MQRPNKGKTPRRPGPKKASNIEKDPVGVYCRIRPLGAEDEECCVEMISSSTIQLHAPDGLKANRNGEYKETQYSFKKVFGINTTQMELFEDVAKPLIEDLIHCKNGLLFTYGVTGSGKTFTMTGSPGEGGLLPRCLDMLFNSIDPVQAKRFVFKPDDKNGMEIQGQVDALLERQKRDSQQSVPRTPSSRLKADPECADMISSEEACKSENVDEDCCYSVFVSYIEVYNNYIYDLLEDAPFDPIRPKPPQSKILREDQNHNMYVAGCTEVEVKSTEEAFGVFWKGQKKRRIANTQLNRESSRSHSVFTVKLAQAPLDADGDHILQDKNQVNVSQLCLVDLAGSERTSRTRAEGSRLREAGNINQSLMTLRTCMEVLRENQMCGTNKMVPYRDSKVTHLFKNYFDGEGKVRMIVCVNPKADDYDETMLVMRFAEMTQEVEVARPVDRTICALAAGRRHRNRAFRDELSRRLEEQGGPSNALDDPALLNQLMESIPAMPRCELVDPADDQTLPRLIDVLERRHRVRQMLAEQFNKTASTLKSMIEQFDSQLNAKEMLLHDQRSKLSEKEKFIINQRTELERLEKKSQTLEYKVDILQKTTNMYEHDKRSLQHELETREQRLQRELSERRRMEQQMHGMVTDTKLKWEKECERRVNAKQLEMQNKLWVKDEKLKQLKAIVTESSGCGSDGFPTERPEKPERPSRQRDHGTGQKRSASPSPLHTAPPVHPTHRRSHSAGGEKWVDHKPASNLDLDTVMQPIIPNAIKVSTPNEKALSKCHKYVLRHQELASDGEIETKLIKGNVFKTRGGGQAVQFTDIETLTQECPTASRKRRSGSGEGAAQMEDIENRPPVASTSSSLWYQKRRKP; encoded by the exons ATGCAGAGACCAAA CAAAGGGAAGACTCCTCGGAGGCCAGGCCCAAAAAAGGCATCCAACATAGAGAAAGATCCTGTTGGA GTATATTGCCGTATACGTCCACTTGGAGCAGAAGAtgaggaatgttgtgtggagaTGATCAGCAGCTCCACTATTCAGCTACATGCTCCTGATGGCCTTAAAGCCAACCGCAATGGGGAATACAAAGAG ACACAGTACTCCTTTAAAAAAGTATTTGGTATTAATACTACTCAAATGGAGCTGTTTGAGGATGTTGCCAAGCCTCTGATCGAGGACCTTATTCATTGTAAAAATG GTCTGCTGTTTACATATGGTGTTACTGGAAGTGGTAAGACCTTCACCATGACCGGCTCTCCTGGGGAAGGTGGACTCCTCCCCCGCTGTCTAGACATGCTCTTCAACAGCATCGACCCTGTTCAGGCCAAAAGATTT gTGTTCAAACCCGATGACAAAAATGGGATGGAGATCCAGGGTCAAGTTGATGCTCTCCTGGAGAGACAGAAGCGAGACAGTCAGCAGTCAGTGCCCAGAACGCCATCCTCCAG ACTGAAGGCTGACCCAGAGTGCGCAGATATGATCAGCTCAGAGGAGGCGTGTAAATCTGAGAATGTGGATGAAGACTGCTGTTACAGCGTTTTTGTGTCCTACATCGAGGTCTACAACAACTACATCTATGATCTCCTCGAAGATGCTCCTTTTGACCCAATCAGACCCAA ACCGCCCCAATCTAAGATTCTCCGGGAAGATCAGAATCATAATATGTATGTGGCTGGCTGCACAGAAGTTGAGGTCAAATCTACAGAGGAGGCTTTTGGGGTTTTTTGGAAGG GGCAAAAGAAAAGGAGGATAGCCAACACACAACTTAACCGTGAATCCAGTCGCTCACACAGTGTATTCACAGTAAAGCTTGCCCAGGCACCACTTGATGCTGATGGGGACCACATTCTACAG GACAAAAACCAGGTGAATGTGAGCCAGCTGTGTCTGGTTGACCTGGCAGGCAGTGAACGCACCAGCAGaaccagagcagagggaagccgTCTCCGTGAAGCAG GTAATATTAACCAGTCCTTGATGACACTGCGCACATGTATGGAAGTCCTACGTGAAAATCAGATGTGTGGAACTAATAAG ATGGTGCCATACAGGGACTCTAAAGTTACACATctgtttaaaaactactttGATGGAGAAGGAAAAGTCAGGATGATTGTGTGTGTCAACCCGAAGGCTGATGATTATGACGAAACTATG CTGGTGATGCGCTTTGCAGAGATGACCCAGGAGGTGGAGGTGGCACGGCCAGTTGACCGGACAATTTGTGCCCTTGCTGCAGGACGCAGGCACAGAAACCGTGCCTTCAGGGATGAGCTGTCACGTCGCCTGGAAGAGCAAGGAGGTCCCAGTAATGCCT TAGATGACCCAGCTCTGCTGAATCAGCTGATGGAAAGCATTCCAGCCATGCCTCGTTGTGAGCTGGTGGACCCAGCTGATGATCAGACGTTGCCCCGCCTGATTGACGTCCTGGAAAGGAGGCATCGTGTCCGTCAGATGTTGGCCGAGCAGTTCAACAAAACTG CCAGTACACTGAAGTCTATGATTGAGCAGTTTGACAGTCAACTCAATGCAAAGGAGATGCTCCTCCATGATCAGCGAAGCAAACTGAGCGAGAAAGAAAAATTCATCATCAACCAGAGGACCGAGCTAGAGCGATTAGAGAAAAAATCCCAAACCCTGGAATACAAG GTCGATATCCTGCAGAAGACAACAAACATGTATGAACATGACAAGCGCTCACTTCAGCATGAGCTGGAGACCCGGGAGCAACGGCTACAGAGAGAGCTATCAGAGAGGAGGCGCATGGAGCAGCAAATGCATGGCATGGTCACAGACACCAAACTCAAGTGGGAGAAGGAGTGT GAGAGGCGAGTGAACGCCAAGCAGCTGGAGATGCAGAACAAGTTGTGGGTGAAGGATGAAAAGTTGAAACAGCTCAAGGCCATTGTTACAGAGAGCAGTGGCTGTGGCAGCGATGGGTTTCCCACCGAGCGCCCAGAGAAACCTGAGAGGCCCTCAAGGCAGAGAGATCACGGAACGGGCCAGAAGAGGTCTGCCTCGCCATCACCACTTCAT ACGGCCCCTCCGGTTCATCCAACGCACAGGCGCTCACACTCTGCGGGTGGGGAGAAATGGGTAGACCACAAACCAGCCTCTAATTTGGACCTAGATACTGTCATGCAGCCAATCATTCCCAATGCAATCAAGGTGTCGACCCCAAACGAGAAAGCTCTGTCTAAATGCCACAAGTATGTGCTTAGACATCAAGAGCTTGCCTCAGACGGGGAAATCGAGACCAAATTGATCAAG GGCAATGTTTTTAAGACCAGAGGCGGAGGACAAGCTGTGCAATTCACTGACATTGAGACACTAACACAAGAGTGCCCAACAGCAAG TCGCAAGAGGCGCTCAGGATCTGGAGAAGGAGCAGCTCAAATGGAGGACATAGAAAACAGG CCTCCAGTGGCAAGCACAAGTTCAAGCCTTTGGTATCAAAA acGCAGAAAGCCTTAA
- the LOC116067604 gene encoding kinesin-like protein KIF23 isoform X6 translates to MQRPNKGKTPRRPGPKKASNIEKDPVGVYCRIRPLGAEDEECCVEMISSSTIQLHAPDGLKANRNGEYKETQYSFKKVFGINTTQMELFEDVAKPLIEDLIHCKNGLLFTYGVTGSGKTFTMTGSPGEGGLLPRCLDMLFNSIDPVQAKRFVFKPDDKNGMEIQGQVDALLERQKRDSQQSVPRTPSSRLKADPECADMISSEEACKSENVDEDCCYSVFVSYIEVYNNYIYDLLEDAPFDPIRPKPPQSKILREDQNHNMYVAGCTEVEVKSTEEAFGVFWKGQKKRRIANTQLNRESSRSHSVFTVKLAQAPLDADGDHILQDKNQVNVSQLCLVDLAGSERTSRTRAEGSRLREAGNINQSLMTLRTCMEVLRENQMCGTNKMVPYRDSKVTHLFKNYFDGEGKVRMIVCVNPKADDYDETMLVMRFAEMTQEVEVARPVDRTICALAAGRRHRNRAFRDELSRRLEEQGGPSNALDDPALLNQLMESIPAMPRCELVDPADDQTLPRLIDVLERRHRVRQMLAEQFNKTASTLKSMIEQFDSQLNAKEMLLHDQRSKLSEKEKFIINQRTELERLEKKSQTLEYKVDILQKTTNMYEHDKRSLQHELETREQRLQRELSERRRMEQQMHGMVTDTKLKWEKECERRVNAKQLEMQNKLWVKDEKLKQLKAIVTESSGCGSDGFPTERPEKPERPSRQRDHGTGQKRSASPSPLHGNVFKTRGGGQAVQFTDIETLTQECPTASRKRRSGSGEGAAQMEDIENRPPVASTSSSLWYQKRRKP, encoded by the exons ATGCAGAGACCAAA CAAAGGGAAGACTCCTCGGAGGCCAGGCCCAAAAAAGGCATCCAACATAGAGAAAGATCCTGTTGGA GTATATTGCCGTATACGTCCACTTGGAGCAGAAGAtgaggaatgttgtgtggagaTGATCAGCAGCTCCACTATTCAGCTACATGCTCCTGATGGCCTTAAAGCCAACCGCAATGGGGAATACAAAGAG ACACAGTACTCCTTTAAAAAAGTATTTGGTATTAATACTACTCAAATGGAGCTGTTTGAGGATGTTGCCAAGCCTCTGATCGAGGACCTTATTCATTGTAAAAATG GTCTGCTGTTTACATATGGTGTTACTGGAAGTGGTAAGACCTTCACCATGACCGGCTCTCCTGGGGAAGGTGGACTCCTCCCCCGCTGTCTAGACATGCTCTTCAACAGCATCGACCCTGTTCAGGCCAAAAGATTT gTGTTCAAACCCGATGACAAAAATGGGATGGAGATCCAGGGTCAAGTTGATGCTCTCCTGGAGAGACAGAAGCGAGACAGTCAGCAGTCAGTGCCCAGAACGCCATCCTCCAG ACTGAAGGCTGACCCAGAGTGCGCAGATATGATCAGCTCAGAGGAGGCGTGTAAATCTGAGAATGTGGATGAAGACTGCTGTTACAGCGTTTTTGTGTCCTACATCGAGGTCTACAACAACTACATCTATGATCTCCTCGAAGATGCTCCTTTTGACCCAATCAGACCCAA ACCGCCCCAATCTAAGATTCTCCGGGAAGATCAGAATCATAATATGTATGTGGCTGGCTGCACAGAAGTTGAGGTCAAATCTACAGAGGAGGCTTTTGGGGTTTTTTGGAAGG GGCAAAAGAAAAGGAGGATAGCCAACACACAACTTAACCGTGAATCCAGTCGCTCACACAGTGTATTCACAGTAAAGCTTGCCCAGGCACCACTTGATGCTGATGGGGACCACATTCTACAG GACAAAAACCAGGTGAATGTGAGCCAGCTGTGTCTGGTTGACCTGGCAGGCAGTGAACGCACCAGCAGaaccagagcagagggaagccgTCTCCGTGAAGCAG GTAATATTAACCAGTCCTTGATGACACTGCGCACATGTATGGAAGTCCTACGTGAAAATCAGATGTGTGGAACTAATAAG ATGGTGCCATACAGGGACTCTAAAGTTACACATctgtttaaaaactactttGATGGAGAAGGAAAAGTCAGGATGATTGTGTGTGTCAACCCGAAGGCTGATGATTATGACGAAACTATG CTGGTGATGCGCTTTGCAGAGATGACCCAGGAGGTGGAGGTGGCACGGCCAGTTGACCGGACAATTTGTGCCCTTGCTGCAGGACGCAGGCACAGAAACCGTGCCTTCAGGGATGAGCTGTCACGTCGCCTGGAAGAGCAAGGAGGTCCCAGTAATGCCT TAGATGACCCAGCTCTGCTGAATCAGCTGATGGAAAGCATTCCAGCCATGCCTCGTTGTGAGCTGGTGGACCCAGCTGATGATCAGACGTTGCCCCGCCTGATTGACGTCCTGGAAAGGAGGCATCGTGTCCGTCAGATGTTGGCCGAGCAGTTCAACAAAACTG CCAGTACACTGAAGTCTATGATTGAGCAGTTTGACAGTCAACTCAATGCAAAGGAGATGCTCCTCCATGATCAGCGAAGCAAACTGAGCGAGAAAGAAAAATTCATCATCAACCAGAGGACCGAGCTAGAGCGATTAGAGAAAAAATCCCAAACCCTGGAATACAAG GTCGATATCCTGCAGAAGACAACAAACATGTATGAACATGACAAGCGCTCACTTCAGCATGAGCTGGAGACCCGGGAGCAACGGCTACAGAGAGAGCTATCAGAGAGGAGGCGCATGGAGCAGCAAATGCATGGCATGGTCACAGACACCAAACTCAAGTGGGAGAAGGAGTGT GAGAGGCGAGTGAACGCCAAGCAGCTGGAGATGCAGAACAAGTTGTGGGTGAAGGATGAAAAGTTGAAACAGCTCAAGGCCATTGTTACAGAGAGCAGTGGCTGTGGCAGCGATGGGTTTCCCACCGAGCGCCCAGAGAAACCTGAGAGGCCCTCAAGGCAGAGAGATCACGGAACGGGCCAGAAGAGGTCTGCCTCGCCATCACCACTTCAT GGCAATGTTTTTAAGACCAGAGGCGGAGGACAAGCTGTGCAATTCACTGACATTGAGACACTAACACAAGAGTGCCCAACAGCAAG TCGCAAGAGGCGCTCAGGATCTGGAGAAGGAGCAGCTCAAATGGAGGACATAGAAAACAGG CCTCCAGTGGCAAGCACAAGTTCAAGCCTTTGGTATCAAAA acGCAGAAAGCCTTAA
- the LOC116067604 gene encoding kinesin-like protein KIF23 isoform X2, protein MQRPNKGKTPRRPGPKKASNIEKDPVGVYCRIRPLGAEDEECCVEMISSSTIQLHAPDGLKANRNGEYKETQYSFKKVFGINTTQMELFEDVAKPLIEDLIHCKNGLLFTYGVTGSGKTFTMTGSPGEGGLLPRCLDMLFNSIDPVQAKRFVFKPDDKNGMEIQGQVDALLERQKRDSQQSVPRTPSSRLKADPECADMISSEEACKSENVDEDCCYSVFVSYIEVYNNYIYDLLEDAPFDPIRPKPPQSKILREDQNHNMYVAGCTEVEVKSTEEAFGVFWKGQKKRRIANTQLNRESSRSHSVFTVKLAQAPLDADGDHILQDKNQVNVSQLCLVDLAGSERTSRTRAEGSRLREAGNINQSLMTLRTCMEVLRENQMCGTNKMVPYRDSKVTHLFKNYFDGEGKVRMIVCVNPKADDYDETMLVMRFAEMTQEVEVARPVDRTICALAAGRRHRNRAFRDELSRRLEEQGVDDPALLNQLMESIPAMPRCELVDPADDQTLPRLIDVLERRHRVRQMLAEQFNKTASTLKSMIEQFDSQLNAKEMLLHDQRSKLSEKEKFIINQRTELERLEKKSQTLEYKVDILQKTTNMYEHDKRSLQHELETREQRLQRELSERRRMEQQMHGMVTDTKLKWEKECERRVNAKQLEMQNKLWVKDEKLKQLKAIVTESSGCGSDGFPTERPEKPERPSRQRDHGTGQKRSASPSPLHDVSQTPSHQNRANVRAVQDAYHTSTTSSSAYPSVASCISDWEHKFPVDSSSQARSRTPAQCHGTSSVGRRRGQRLATDTGAPATTLVYGLDLEAGTRTAPPVHPTHRRSHSAGGEKWVDHKPASNLDLDTVMQPIIPNAIKVSTPNEKALSKCHKYVLRHQELASDGEIETKLIKGNVFKTRGGGQAVQFTDIETLTQECPTASRKRRSGSGEGAAQMEDIENRPPVASTSSSLWYQKRRKP, encoded by the exons ATGCAGAGACCAAA CAAAGGGAAGACTCCTCGGAGGCCAGGCCCAAAAAAGGCATCCAACATAGAGAAAGATCCTGTTGGA GTATATTGCCGTATACGTCCACTTGGAGCAGAAGAtgaggaatgttgtgtggagaTGATCAGCAGCTCCACTATTCAGCTACATGCTCCTGATGGCCTTAAAGCCAACCGCAATGGGGAATACAAAGAG ACACAGTACTCCTTTAAAAAAGTATTTGGTATTAATACTACTCAAATGGAGCTGTTTGAGGATGTTGCCAAGCCTCTGATCGAGGACCTTATTCATTGTAAAAATG GTCTGCTGTTTACATATGGTGTTACTGGAAGTGGTAAGACCTTCACCATGACCGGCTCTCCTGGGGAAGGTGGACTCCTCCCCCGCTGTCTAGACATGCTCTTCAACAGCATCGACCCTGTTCAGGCCAAAAGATTT gTGTTCAAACCCGATGACAAAAATGGGATGGAGATCCAGGGTCAAGTTGATGCTCTCCTGGAGAGACAGAAGCGAGACAGTCAGCAGTCAGTGCCCAGAACGCCATCCTCCAG ACTGAAGGCTGACCCAGAGTGCGCAGATATGATCAGCTCAGAGGAGGCGTGTAAATCTGAGAATGTGGATGAAGACTGCTGTTACAGCGTTTTTGTGTCCTACATCGAGGTCTACAACAACTACATCTATGATCTCCTCGAAGATGCTCCTTTTGACCCAATCAGACCCAA ACCGCCCCAATCTAAGATTCTCCGGGAAGATCAGAATCATAATATGTATGTGGCTGGCTGCACAGAAGTTGAGGTCAAATCTACAGAGGAGGCTTTTGGGGTTTTTTGGAAGG GGCAAAAGAAAAGGAGGATAGCCAACACACAACTTAACCGTGAATCCAGTCGCTCACACAGTGTATTCACAGTAAAGCTTGCCCAGGCACCACTTGATGCTGATGGGGACCACATTCTACAG GACAAAAACCAGGTGAATGTGAGCCAGCTGTGTCTGGTTGACCTGGCAGGCAGTGAACGCACCAGCAGaaccagagcagagggaagccgTCTCCGTGAAGCAG GTAATATTAACCAGTCCTTGATGACACTGCGCACATGTATGGAAGTCCTACGTGAAAATCAGATGTGTGGAACTAATAAG ATGGTGCCATACAGGGACTCTAAAGTTACACATctgtttaaaaactactttGATGGAGAAGGAAAAGTCAGGATGATTGTGTGTGTCAACCCGAAGGCTGATGATTATGACGAAACTATG CTGGTGATGCGCTTTGCAGAGATGACCCAGGAGGTGGAGGTGGCACGGCCAGTTGACCGGACAATTTGTGCCCTTGCTGCAGGACGCAGGCACAGAAACCGTGCCTTCAGGGATGAGCTGTCACGTCGCCTGGAAGAGCAAGGAG TAGATGACCCAGCTCTGCTGAATCAGCTGATGGAAAGCATTCCAGCCATGCCTCGTTGTGAGCTGGTGGACCCAGCTGATGATCAGACGTTGCCCCGCCTGATTGACGTCCTGGAAAGGAGGCATCGTGTCCGTCAGATGTTGGCCGAGCAGTTCAACAAAACTG CCAGTACACTGAAGTCTATGATTGAGCAGTTTGACAGTCAACTCAATGCAAAGGAGATGCTCCTCCATGATCAGCGAAGCAAACTGAGCGAGAAAGAAAAATTCATCATCAACCAGAGGACCGAGCTAGAGCGATTAGAGAAAAAATCCCAAACCCTGGAATACAAG GTCGATATCCTGCAGAAGACAACAAACATGTATGAACATGACAAGCGCTCACTTCAGCATGAGCTGGAGACCCGGGAGCAACGGCTACAGAGAGAGCTATCAGAGAGGAGGCGCATGGAGCAGCAAATGCATGGCATGGTCACAGACACCAAACTCAAGTGGGAGAAGGAGTGT GAGAGGCGAGTGAACGCCAAGCAGCTGGAGATGCAGAACAAGTTGTGGGTGAAGGATGAAAAGTTGAAACAGCTCAAGGCCATTGTTACAGAGAGCAGTGGCTGTGGCAGCGATGGGTTTCCCACCGAGCGCCCAGAGAAACCTGAGAGGCCCTCAAGGCAGAGAGATCACGGAACGGGCCAGAAGAGGTCTGCCTCGCCATCACCACTTCAT GACGTCAGCCAAACTCCCTCCCACCAAAATCGAGCCAATGTTAGGGCAGTTCAGGATGCTTACCACActtccaccacctcctcctcagCTTATCCCTCAGTAGCCTCCTGCATCTCTGATTGGGAGCACAAGTTCCCTGTAGACTCAAGCAGCCAAGCTAGGAGCCGGACTCCCGCCCAATGCCACGGCACCAGCAGCGTGGGTCGCAGGAGAGGCCAGCGATTGGCCACAGACACTGGTGCCCCTGCTACGACTCTTGTCTATGGGCTCGACCTAGAGGCAGGCACAAGG ACGGCCCCTCCGGTTCATCCAACGCACAGGCGCTCACACTCTGCGGGTGGGGAGAAATGGGTAGACCACAAACCAGCCTCTAATTTGGACCTAGATACTGTCATGCAGCCAATCATTCCCAATGCAATCAAGGTGTCGACCCCAAACGAGAAAGCTCTGTCTAAATGCCACAAGTATGTGCTTAGACATCAAGAGCTTGCCTCAGACGGGGAAATCGAGACCAAATTGATCAAG GGCAATGTTTTTAAGACCAGAGGCGGAGGACAAGCTGTGCAATTCACTGACATTGAGACACTAACACAAGAGTGCCCAACAGCAAG TCGCAAGAGGCGCTCAGGATCTGGAGAAGGAGCAGCTCAAATGGAGGACATAGAAAACAGG CCTCCAGTGGCAAGCACAAGTTCAAGCCTTTGGTATCAAAA acGCAGAAAGCCTTAA